The genomic interval CGGCCCGCCGTGGGGTCCGCCGCCGCGGTGGCGCGGGCCGAAGGCACGGCGCGGCGACGTGCGGGCGGCGATCCTCGCCGTTCTCGCGGAGCAGCCGATGAACGGCTACCAGATCATCCAGGAGATCGCCGAGCGCAGCAACGGCGTGTGGAAGCCCAGCCCGGGGTCGATCTACCCGACACTGCAGCAGCTCGAGGACGAAGGTCTGGTCACGGCTGACGCCGCGGTCGGGCGGCGGACGTTCCAGCTGACGGACGAGGGCCGGGCGTACGTCGCCGAGCACCAGGACGAGGTGTCCGCGCCGTGGGAGGCGATGAGCGCATCGGGCGCCGAGGACGAGAACGGGTTCAAGCCGCTGCTCGGGCAGGTCGCAACGGCGATGTGGCAGATCATGGCCAGCGGCACGCCGGAGCAGCAGGCGAAGGCTCGCGAGGCGGTCGGTGACCTACGCCGCAAGCTGTACGGCATCCTCGCCGAGGACGACGACTCCCCGGAGAGCAACGAGCAGGACCGGACATGATTCCCCCGGAGCAGGGCCGCCGGCCGAGAAGCGCCCGTCGCGGGCGCGAATGGCAGGGATGGGACGGACCTGGCTGGGGCGGTCAATGGCGTGGGCC from Kribbella sp. NBC_00709 carries:
- a CDS encoding PadR family transcriptional regulator → MTGSAYAAGWPWQQFARHCSNFDDILDELRAAMTGRRTHRGHQQQHFGPPWAMFGGGQAFGPPWGPPPRWRGPKARRGDVRAAILAVLAEQPMNGYQIIQEIAERSNGVWKPSPGSIYPTLQQLEDEGLVTADAAVGRRTFQLTDEGRAYVAEHQDEVSAPWEAMSASGAEDENGFKPLLGQVATAMWQIMASGTPEQQAKAREAVGDLRRKLYGILAEDDDSPESNEQDRT